The proteins below are encoded in one region of Solenopsis invicta isolate M01_SB chromosome 8, UNIL_Sinv_3.0, whole genome shotgun sequence:
- the LOC105197172 gene encoding uncharacterized protein LOC105197172 isoform X1 produces the protein MENNNNINRNAERNGFVWQYFTSETWPNTKCNLCNNHFHGGQIGHLETHLWSVHPETLKKIQDEIKSTWLSRYFIFDEECGKTVCIINDCCVNIFRGISYLKEHLFKEHNIVEYNNNRSTNIISHRIGTHLQATKHSEVSWSPNKSIAWQYFTLEDWQFAKCNICNKSYHRKMLCNLEKHLSHLHPEIPKKLQEEVRCSWLSQYFIFEKGHRIRCTYNCHPFSIFRGINYLRDHLFNFHNIDKSNAWINSNGQQDEAYSQVAKYLKRSWSFRNTVAWQYFTSENWPFTKCNICNKRYNGKRLQHLEEHLFLKHPKTVEKIKNEIRCSWMSKYFTFDKRDRMDFAKCIYNCKPFCIFRGINYLRSHLSKNHNIDEFNDSDSTYFNGQQADAHAQAAKHHKGSWSFRYTTVWQYMTSEEWPFSKCNICNKRLSSGIIPNLEKHLACQHPETVKKMQDEIRCSWLSQYFKVYVKGHMTRCIYNCNRMSIYRGLDYFKDHLAKKHNIDETNATVKSDYTQTHISKIVENEEK, from the exons atggaaaataataataatataaatcggAATGCCGAACGCAACGGCTTTGTATGGCAGTATTTCACATCAGAAACGTGGCCAAATACTAAATGTAATCTTTGTAATAACCATTTCCATGGTGGACAAATAGGACATTTAGAAACACATCTGTGGAGTGTACATCCTGAAacactaaaaaaaatacaagacgAAATTAAAAGTACCTGGTTATCACGATATTTCATATTTGATGAAGAATGTGGGAAGACAGTATGCATTATTAACGATTGCTGTGTCAATATATTTCGCGGAATAAGTTACTTAAAAGAACATTTATTCAAAGAACATAATATag TTGAGTATAATAACAACAGAAGTACAAACATTATTAGTCATCGAATTGGTACACATTTGCAAGCAACAAAACATTCAGAAGTATCATGGAGTCCCAATAAATCTATAGCCTGGCAATATTTCACATTAGAAGATTGGCAAtttgcaaaatgtaatatttgtaataaaagttaccacaggaaaatgttatgtaatctAGAGAAACATTTGTCGCATCTGCATCCAGAAATACCAAAAAAATTACAGGAAGAAGTTAGGTGTTCCTGGctatcacaatattttatatttgagaaAGGTCACAGAATAAGATGCACTTATAATTGCCACCCTTTCAGTATATTTCGTGGAATAAATTACTTAAGAGATCACTTGTTCAACTTTCATAATATAg ATAAATCCAACGCTTGGATAAATTCTAATGGACAACAGGATGAAGCATATTCACAAGTAGCAAAATATCTTAAAAGATCATGGAGTTTTCGTAACACTGTAGCATGGCAATATTTTACATCAGAAAATTGGCCCTttacaaaatgcaatatttgtaaCAAACGTTACAATGGCAAGAGATTACAACATTTAGAGGAACACTTGTTCCTAAAACATCCAAAAAcggtagaaaaaataaagaatgaaattAGATGTTCATGGATGtcaaaatatttcacatttgatAAGAGAGATCGTATGGACTTTGCAAAATGCATTTACAATTGCAAACCGTTTTGTATATTTCGCGGAATAAATTACTTAAGAAGTCACTTATCTAAAAATCATAATAtag ATGAATTCAATGACAGCGATAGTACATATTTTAATGGACAACAAGCTGATGCACATGCTCAAGCAGCAAAACATCATAAAGGATCATGGAGTTTCCGTTACACTACAGTATGGCAATATATGACATCAGAAGAATGGCCCttttcaaaatgtaatatttgtaataaacgtTTGAGTAGTGGAATAATACCCAATTTAGAGAAGCATCTTGCGTGTCAACATCCagaaacagtaaaaaaaatgcaGGATGAAATTAGATGTAGCTGGCTATCACAATACTTCAAAGTATACGTAAAGGGTCATATGACAAGGTGCATTTACAATTGCAACCGTATGAGTATATATAGAGGACTAGATTACTTTAAAGACCACTTGGCCAAGAAACATAATATag ATGAAACCAATGCTACTGTAAAGAGCGATTATACACAGACTCATATAAGCAAAATAGTAGAAAATGAGGAGAAATAA
- the LOC105197172 gene encoding uncharacterized protein LOC105197172 isoform X2, protein MDLHCGHLETHLWSVHPETLKKIQDEIKSTWLSRYFIFDEECGKTVCIINDCCVNIFRGISYLKEHLFKEHNIVEYNNNRSTNIISHRIGTHLQATKHSEVSWSPNKSIAWQYFTLEDWQFAKCNICNKSYHRKMLCNLEKHLSHLHPEIPKKLQEEVRCSWLSQYFIFEKGHRIRCTYNCHPFSIFRGINYLRDHLFNFHNIDKSNAWINSNGQQDEAYSQVAKYLKRSWSFRNTVAWQYFTSENWPFTKCNICNKRYNGKRLQHLEEHLFLKHPKTVEKIKNEIRCSWMSKYFTFDKRDRMDFAKCIYNCKPFCIFRGINYLRSHLSKNHNIDEFNDSDSTYFNGQQADAHAQAAKHHKGSWSFRYTTVWQYMTSEEWPFSKCNICNKRLSSGIIPNLEKHLACQHPETVKKMQDEIRCSWLSQYFKVYVKGHMTRCIYNCNRMSIYRGLDYFKDHLAKKHNIDETNATVKSDYTQTHISKIVENEEK, encoded by the exons GACATTTAGAAACACATCTGTGGAGTGTACATCCTGAAacactaaaaaaaatacaagacgAAATTAAAAGTACCTGGTTATCACGATATTTCATATTTGATGAAGAATGTGGGAAGACAGTATGCATTATTAACGATTGCTGTGTCAATATATTTCGCGGAATAAGTTACTTAAAAGAACATTTATTCAAAGAACATAATATag TTGAGTATAATAACAACAGAAGTACAAACATTATTAGTCATCGAATTGGTACACATTTGCAAGCAACAAAACATTCAGAAGTATCATGGAGTCCCAATAAATCTATAGCCTGGCAATATTTCACATTAGAAGATTGGCAAtttgcaaaatgtaatatttgtaataaaagttaccacaggaaaatgttatgtaatctAGAGAAACATTTGTCGCATCTGCATCCAGAAATACCAAAAAAATTACAGGAAGAAGTTAGGTGTTCCTGGctatcacaatattttatatttgagaaAGGTCACAGAATAAGATGCACTTATAATTGCCACCCTTTCAGTATATTTCGTGGAATAAATTACTTAAGAGATCACTTGTTCAACTTTCATAATATAg ATAAATCCAACGCTTGGATAAATTCTAATGGACAACAGGATGAAGCATATTCACAAGTAGCAAAATATCTTAAAAGATCATGGAGTTTTCGTAACACTGTAGCATGGCAATATTTTACATCAGAAAATTGGCCCTttacaaaatgcaatatttgtaaCAAACGTTACAATGGCAAGAGATTACAACATTTAGAGGAACACTTGTTCCTAAAACATCCAAAAAcggtagaaaaaataaagaatgaaattAGATGTTCATGGATGtcaaaatatttcacatttgatAAGAGAGATCGTATGGACTTTGCAAAATGCATTTACAATTGCAAACCGTTTTGTATATTTCGCGGAATAAATTACTTAAGAAGTCACTTATCTAAAAATCATAATAtag ATGAATTCAATGACAGCGATAGTACATATTTTAATGGACAACAAGCTGATGCACATGCTCAAGCAGCAAAACATCATAAAGGATCATGGAGTTTCCGTTACACTACAGTATGGCAATATATGACATCAGAAGAATGGCCCttttcaaaatgtaatatttgtaataaacgtTTGAGTAGTGGAATAATACCCAATTTAGAGAAGCATCTTGCGTGTCAACATCCagaaacagtaaaaaaaatgcaGGATGAAATTAGATGTAGCTGGCTATCACAATACTTCAAAGTATACGTAAAGGGTCATATGACAAGGTGCATTTACAATTGCAACCGTATGAGTATATATAGAGGACTAGATTACTTTAAAGACCACTTGGCCAAGAAACATAATATag ATGAAACCAATGCTACTGTAAAGAGCGATTATACACAGACTCATATAAGCAAAATAGTAGAAAATGAGGAGAAATAA